In the genome of Cutibacterium equinum, one region contains:
- a CDS encoding cobyric acid synthase gives MGGILVAGTSSDAGKSLVVTALCRAARRRGIDVVPYKAQNMSNNSMVCSDGSEIGRAQFLQATAAKVIPESAMNPVLLKPGTDRRSFIVLRGKPAGVLEAGQYATGRRHLAEAAWAAYDELAAAHDMVLCEGAGSPAEINLRAGDYTNMGLARQKNLPVVLVGDIDRGGVLASLFGTWALLDDEDRGLLAGYIINKFRGDESVLAPGLAEITRRTGMPSFGVLPWVPGVWLDGEDALEVGRWRHDGDSDCPEDLRVAVVRLPRISNATDVDAMAAEAGVDVQVTTNPNTCERADVLVLPGSRSTVRDLEWLRSTGIADVVVRRASQGRTVLGICGGYQMLTRLIIDPDGQESQTERTEGLGLLPVEVTFGARKTLATPSGSWRGIDVGGYEIHHGRMDVDLSAGEPFLDGVRVGSVWGTMWHGAFECDEFRRAWLAEAADRAGSAWRPVEGAIGYGQRREQMIDVLADAVEEHLDLDRLFRLADGC, from the coding sequence ATGGGTGGAATCCTTGTTGCCGGAACCTCTTCTGACGCAGGCAAGTCCCTGGTCGTCACGGCTTTGTGTCGGGCAGCGCGGCGTCGCGGGATCGACGTCGTGCCCTACAAGGCCCAGAACATGAGCAACAACTCGATGGTGTGCTCCGACGGATCTGAGATTGGGCGCGCCCAGTTCCTGCAGGCCACTGCAGCCAAGGTGATTCCCGAGTCGGCGATGAATCCGGTGCTGCTCAAACCCGGTACCGACCGCCGTTCCTTCATCGTCTTGCGCGGCAAGCCGGCAGGGGTGCTTGAAGCAGGCCAGTACGCCACCGGGCGGCGTCACCTGGCCGAGGCTGCCTGGGCCGCCTACGACGAGCTCGCGGCCGCCCACGACATGGTCCTGTGCGAGGGGGCCGGGTCTCCCGCTGAGATCAACCTGCGTGCTGGTGATTACACGAACATGGGTCTGGCAAGGCAGAAGAACCTGCCGGTGGTGCTGGTCGGCGACATCGACCGAGGCGGGGTGCTTGCCAGCCTCTTCGGCACCTGGGCTCTCCTCGACGACGAGGACCGGGGCCTACTGGCCGGATACATCATCAACAAGTTCCGGGGTGACGAGTCGGTACTGGCTCCCGGCCTTGCCGAGATCACCCGGCGCACCGGGATGCCAAGCTTCGGGGTACTGCCCTGGGTTCCGGGGGTGTGGCTCGACGGTGAGGATGCCCTCGAGGTGGGGCGTTGGCGTCATGACGGCGATTCGGACTGCCCGGAGGACCTGCGGGTTGCCGTCGTCCGGTTGCCGAGGATTTCCAACGCCACCGACGTTGACGCGATGGCCGCAGAGGCCGGGGTCGACGTCCAGGTGACGACGAACCCGAACACCTGTGAGCGTGCTGATGTCCTCGTCCTGCCTGGGTCCCGTTCCACGGTACGTGACCTTGAGTGGCTGAGATCGACCGGAATCGCGGATGTTGTCGTCCGCCGCGCTAGCCAGGGGCGTACCGTGCTGGGGATCTGTGGCGGTTACCAGATGTTGACCCGTCTCATCATCGACCCGGACGGCCAGGAATCGCAGACCGAGCGTACCGAGGGTTTGGGGCTGTTGCCGGTCGAGGTGACCTTCGGGGCGCGGAAGACCTTAGCCACCCCGAGCGGGTCGTGGCGGGGAATCGACGTCGGCGGTTACGAGATTCATCACGGCCGCATGGACGTCGACCTGTCGGCGGGGGAGCCCTTCCTCGACGGAGTCCGGGTCGGAAGTGTCTGGGGGACGATGTGGCATGGCGCTTTCGAGTGTGACGAGTTCCGACGCGCCTGGCTTGCTGAGGCCGCCGATCGTGCCGGATCGGCATGGCGACCCGTTGAAGGCGCCATCGGCTACGGGCAGCGCCGTGAGCAAATGATCGACGTCCTGGCTGATGCTGTCGAGGAGCATCTGGATCTCGACCGTCTGTTCCGCCTGGCCGATGGGTGCTGA
- the cobI gene encoding precorrin-2 C(20)-methyltransferase: protein MTHAPVHPDHKSGRTLIGVGVGPGDPELVTLKTVRILREADAILVPYTEATTDGPGRAETIITAVVPEIAERIKRIPFSMRERSGVGEQRKASWQVSADAAIAAFDEGARTVALATVGDPTVFSTFTYLRANVEQRLPDVTVELSPGITAMQALSAASGRPLVEGKEILALVPATVGMEKLGQVLDLVDSVAVYKGGRKLPEVVEQLRKRDRQAVIGTDVTLESEQIMTLDEVTDAQTLPYFSTVLTTPERTTTGGKL, encoded by the coding sequence ATGACCCATGCCCCTGTACACCCTGACCACAAGTCGGGACGAACCCTCATCGGGGTGGGAGTGGGGCCGGGTGACCCAGAATTGGTCACCCTGAAAACTGTGCGCATCTTGCGCGAGGCCGACGCCATCCTCGTGCCCTACACCGAGGCCACCACCGACGGCCCAGGTCGTGCCGAGACCATCATCACCGCCGTCGTCCCCGAGATCGCCGAGCGCATCAAGCGGATCCCGTTCTCCATGAGAGAGCGCTCCGGTGTCGGCGAGCAGCGCAAGGCGTCCTGGCAGGTCTCCGCGGACGCTGCGATCGCTGCCTTCGACGAAGGAGCCCGTACTGTCGCCTTGGCCACCGTCGGCGATCCGACGGTGTTCTCCACCTTCACCTACCTGCGTGCCAACGTTGAACAGCGTCTTCCCGACGTCACCGTCGAGCTGAGCCCCGGCATCACCGCCATGCAGGCCTTGTCGGCGGCGTCGGGGCGTCCGCTGGTGGAGGGCAAGGAGATTCTGGCCCTCGTCCCGGCCACCGTCGGTATGGAGAAACTCGGTCAGGTTCTCGATCTGGTCGACTCGGTCGCGGTTTACAAGGGAGGACGCAAACTTCCCGAGGTCGTCGAGCAGTTGCGCAAGCGGGATCGTCAGGCTGTCATCGGTACCGACGTCACCCTGGAGTCCGAGCAGATCATGACCCTCGACGAGGTTACTGACGCCCAGACTTTGCCCTATTTCTCCACCGTCCTCACCACCCCAGAGCGCACCACCACGGGAGGAAAACTGTGA
- the cobM gene encoding precorrin-4 C(11)-methyltransferase, which produces MSQPQAARPTQHVSEKALEDLDHNAIEPPPVPRRDIPEGAGKVVFVGAGPGAPDLVSVRGARVIETADIIIWASSLVHPDMVARHKEGAELIDSASIPLEDLEPLYTRARDEGLVVARVHTGDPSIYGATAEQRDLCRRIGIEFETIPGISAFSAAAARMDVEITVPEVSQSLILTRLEGGRTPMPDGETVASFARHGATMAIYLSAARHKALQEALLEGGYLPETPCIIGYAVSWPEEMMFRCDLAHLSETMRNHKLWKHAVVLVGPALAEGPIKTRSHLYHPGFRHEYRAAEAQAHADLKAHGTRGVYDQNPTNSDTKGNS; this is translated from the coding sequence GTGAGCCAACCTCAGGCTGCTCGCCCCACCCAGCACGTTTCCGAGAAGGCCCTGGAGGATCTGGACCACAACGCCATCGAGCCGCCCCCGGTGCCCCGGCGTGACATCCCCGAGGGCGCAGGAAAAGTCGTGTTCGTCGGTGCCGGTCCGGGAGCCCCCGATCTGGTGAGCGTGCGCGGAGCTCGCGTCATCGAGACCGCGGACATCATCATCTGGGCTTCCAGCCTCGTTCACCCCGACATGGTCGCCCGTCACAAGGAGGGAGCCGAACTCATCGACTCCGCCTCCATCCCACTGGAGGATCTGGAACCTCTTTACACCCGTGCCCGTGACGAGGGTCTGGTGGTGGCGAGGGTCCACACCGGCGACCCGTCCATCTACGGGGCCACTGCCGAGCAGCGCGACCTGTGTCGTCGGATCGGCATCGAGTTCGAGACCATTCCCGGCATTTCTGCCTTCTCGGCGGCCGCCGCCAGAATGGACGTCGAGATCACCGTCCCGGAGGTGTCCCAGTCCCTCATCCTCACCAGGCTGGAGGGAGGTCGTACGCCCATGCCCGACGGGGAAACCGTCGCCTCCTTCGCTCGCCACGGCGCGACGATGGCGATCTATCTGTCGGCCGCCCGTCACAAGGCTCTGCAGGAGGCCCTGCTGGAGGGTGGCTATCTGCCTGAGACTCCCTGCATTATTGGTTACGCGGTGAGCTGGCCCGAGGAGATGATGTTCCGCTGCGACCTGGCCCACCTGTCGGAGACGATGCGCAACCACAAGCTGTGGAAGCACGCCGTCGTCCTCGTCGGGCCGGCTCTGGCGGAGGGGCCGATCAAGACTCGCAGCCATCTCTACCACCCCGGTTTCCGGCACGAATACCGCGCAGCTGAGGCTCAGGCCCACGCTGATCTCAAGGCCCATGGCACTCGCGGTGTCTATGACCAGAACCCCACGAACTCCGACACGAAGGGCAATTCATGA